One genomic window of candidate division WOR-1 bacterium RIFOXYB2_FULL_36_35 includes the following:
- a CDS encoding replicative DNA helicase, with amino-acid sequence MVEERLPPQNLQAEQSVIGSMLIDKNAIVKAVEILQPDSFYRDAHRYIFDAILDLFDKGEPVDLVTVTEALRKNNILDQAGGTVYVGDLLNSVPTAANVEYYAKIVEEKATLRRLIDAGTKMVGEAFEEPENVDQILDRAENSVFEIALKRAKEGFHKLDQILAKVLDKIDHLYGKQEHITGIPTGYSDLDKMTAGFQNSDLIIIAARPSVGKTAFALNMAQNMAIKFKIPVAVFSLEMSKEQLALRMLCSEAEINALQLKTATLPDTGWKKLTRALSKLSEAHIFIDDTASLTSMEMRAKCRRLKLERGIGLIIIDYLQLMSGRGKTENRVQEISEISRSLKTLAREIDVPVIALSQLSRAVEQRPDRRPRLSDLRESGEIEQTADLVMFIHREDYYNPQAERGNIAEIIISKQRNGPVGSVELVFRKDIAKFCNKESRYEEVG; translated from the coding sequence ATGGTTGAAGAACGTCTCCCACCTCAAAATCTTCAGGCAGAACAATCAGTTATTGGTTCTATGCTTATTGATAAAAATGCAATTGTTAAAGCCGTTGAAATTTTACAACCGGACAGTTTTTATCGTGATGCACACCGTTATATCTTTGATGCTATACTCGATCTTTTTGATAAAGGTGAACCTGTGGATCTGGTAACCGTAACAGAGGCCCTTCGTAAAAATAATATACTGGATCAAGCAGGAGGAACTGTATACGTTGGAGATCTTTTAAACTCTGTGCCAACCGCCGCAAATGTTGAATATTATGCAAAAATTGTCGAGGAAAAAGCGACATTGCGTAGGCTAATTGATGCGGGAACTAAAATGGTGGGAGAGGCTTTTGAAGAACCGGAAAACGTAGATCAAATACTCGACAGGGCAGAGAATTCAGTATTTGAAATAGCCTTAAAAAGAGCAAAAGAGGGTTTCCATAAGCTGGACCAGATTTTAGCAAAAGTTCTTGATAAAATAGATCATTTATATGGAAAACAGGAGCATATAACAGGGATCCCAACAGGGTATTCAGATCTGGATAAAATGACTGCGGGTTTTCAAAATTCAGACCTTATAATTATAGCTGCCCGTCCTTCAGTAGGGAAAACAGCCTTTGCCCTCAATATGGCACAAAATATGGCTATAAAATTTAAAATTCCAGTTGCGGTTTTTTCGCTGGAAATGAGTAAAGAACAGTTGGCGCTGCGAATGTTATGTTCTGAAGCTGAGATTAATGCTCTTCAGCTTAAGACGGCAACGCTTCCTGATACAGGGTGGAAAAAACTGACTCGGGCGCTCTCCAAGCTATCAGAAGCTCATATTTTTATAGATGATACAGCCTCTTTGACTTCAATGGAAATGAGGGCAAAATGCAGGAGACTAAAATTAGAAAGAGGAATAGGATTGATTATCATTGATTACTTGCAACTTATGTCCGGGCGTGGAAAAACAGAAAACAGAGTTCAAGAAATATCTGAAATATCAAGATCTTTAAAAACATTGGCAAGAGAGATAGATGTTCCGGTAATAGCCTTGTCACAACTTTCCCGTGCTGTAGAACAAAGACCTGATAGAAGACCAAGGCTTTCAGATTTAAGAGAATCAGGAGAAATCGAACAAACAGCTGATCTTGTCATGTTTATACATAGAGAAGATTATTATAATCCGCAAGCGGAAAGAGGAAATATTGCGGAAATAATTATTTCAAAACAAAGAAATGGCCCTGTCGGTTCTGTTGAACTTGTTTTTAGAAAAGATATTGCCAAGTTTTGCAATAAAGAAAGTAGATATGAGGAAGTAGGGTGA
- a CDS encoding dTMP kinase: MFITFEGCEGSGKSTQIKLLEDYIKSIGKEVIITKEPGGSNLGEEIRKILFNYESEILAEIFMFAADRVEHVEKVIKPALANGKVVLCDRYIDSTLAYQLGGRGLPEDLVRYINWISSRGIIPDLTILLDIPAKKGLERAKKRGAVNRFENEILAFHERVREKYEELEENDQKRIKKINAQMPIEEVAEKIKLLVTEIIK; this comes from the coding sequence ATGTTTATAACATTCGAAGGTTGTGAAGGATCAGGAAAATCGACCCAGATTAAATTATTGGAAGATTATATTAAAAGTATTGGAAAGGAAGTAATAATTACAAAAGAACCCGGAGGCTCAAACCTTGGAGAAGAGATAAGAAAAATACTATTTAATTATGAGTCTGAAATTTTGGCGGAGATATTTATGTTTGCGGCAGATAGGGTAGAACATGTCGAAAAAGTCATTAAACCTGCTTTAGCAAATGGAAAAGTTGTACTGTGTGATAGGTATATTGATTCAACGCTGGCTTATCAGTTGGGAGGTAGAGGTTTGCCCGAAGATTTGGTAAGATATATTAATTGGATATCAAGCAGGGGGATAATTCCTGACTTAACAATTCTTTTAGATATTCCTGCGAAAAAAGGCCTTGAGCGTGCTAAAAAGCGCGGGGCTGTTAATCGTTTTGAAAATGAGATATTGGCTTTTCATGAACGTGTACGAGAAAAGTATGAGGAATTAGAGGAAAATGACCAGAAAAGAATAAAGAAAATAAATGCACAAATGCCCATAGAAGAGGTTGCAGAAAAAATAAAATTACTTGTTACAGAAATCATAAAATGA